In the genome of Novosphingobium sp. CECT 9465, the window GCGACCAGCTTGTCGAACGAGTGGATCCCAAGGACGAACGCACCGCCGAAGTTGCGGGCCGACTGGAGGCCATGCTCGATACCAGGAAGCGCGTGAAGCGCATGGACTTCGTCAAACAGATACCAGGTCCGCAGGTCACGGGTCTTGGGCAGGCGCATGAGGTTGTTGACGGCCAGATCGATCCACAGCGTGAACAGACCGCGGGTCATCTCGAGGTCGTTGTACGAGCCGGTGATGAACATGATCGAGCCGTCGCGATTGTCGGTCGCGATCCAGTCGCGGATCGAGAAGGCGGGCGGGCCGCCCGGGACAGGGTCCGGCATGAAGCGTAGCGCCTGTCCGTTGACGTTCAGAACCGAGCGGATCGATTCCGCCATGCGGGCGGCTTTCTCGGTCGTCAGCGGGGCGGCGATGGTGTCATCGAGCTTGGCGTTGATCGACTTCAGATCGGCCTGCATCAGGTGGTGCGCGATCGCGGCGTTGTTCGCCTCACCCATCTCTTGAAGCTTCAGGCACATCTCGATGAAGAGCATCCGCGCGGCGTTCTGCCAGAACGGTTCCTTGTCGTCGGGATGCGAGGGAATGAGGGCCGATGCGGCCGAAACGAAGTCGGCATAGTTGCGGCATTCGTCGAACAGCGTCCACGGCGCGCAACGCTCGTCCATAGGGTTGAGAATGACGTCGGTTTCTGGGTTGTAGAACGTCTCCACGAACACGCCGGTCAGGTCAAAGATGACCGCGCGATGACCGCGCGCGCGAAGCTGCGAGACGTGGCTGCGCAGCTGGGTCGTCTTGCCGGTGCCGGTGGTGCCGATGAGCATGGTATGGCTCTGTTCGAGCCGCCACGGATAGGGGATGCCGGCGATCGTGTATGGAACGTGGATGCCCCGGTCGATCCGATCGAGGATCGGAGCCTTGGCGACGAGTTCGGGGACGTACGGCGGATCGTGTTCGGCGCACTCGGTGCGGAACTTGCGTCGGTTGTGGCCGCTGACAGTTTTGACGAGCACGTCACGCTCGACCAACAGGGCGCCGCGGTTGTGGCGTTCCTGGAGCATGTCGCTGCCGCGCTTGTTTGCCCACATGATGAACCACATGATGATCGGTGCTGCGATGAAGGCCGACATGACGAGTGTCGTCAGGAAGATCTTGACCGTCTTCGCCCAGGCATGAACGACATGGGGTTCGTAGGGGACGTAGCCGATCGGAACCTTGGTCACGATGCCGTTTGGCAAGGTCAGGTTGATGAGGTGGAATTTGTCCCCGCCGACCCACGTCCAGATGGCGGAATAGAGCTTCATCAGGTCGAGCTGGAATTCATGCTCGGCGAGGCCCAGCCAGACGAAGATATTGAACAGGACGATGAACGTCCCCAGCCATATCCAGATGGGCACCTGGAGGCCCGCCCAGGTCATCTTGTACTGACTGGCGAGAAGCTGCGAACCGCGGGTGAAATTGCCCGAGTTGCGGGTGATCCGCCCCCGCGCGGAATGGTGCTTTACGGTCGCCGCCTGACCGTTGAACCGGATGTCGCCGCTACGCATGGAACGTCGCCAGGCGCTCCTTCGCGGCTTCGCGAAGCTGGGGTACGACGTCGCCGTGATCGCGTGTGATAATCACGTCGATCGCCGCCTGCATGTACTCGAGAACGAGGACCGCACGGGTGATGTTGAAAGTATGCTCGGCCTCAGCGAAACGGATACCGAACATAAGCGCAGTGCGCGCGGCCTCAGACCGGGAGCACGACCGTTTCGCGGCTACACGATCAAGTGCCGCAATCTCTTCAGACGAAAGTCTGAAAGCTATCGTCGAGTTAGACATTCACCACCCACTTGAAAGTGGCTGGTGGGGTTTTCGGAGAGTGGAAAATACTACAGCCTGGTCCCGAGGTATAGAGTGAAAACGCATTCACCCTGCAAACAGGGATTTTCGCGCGTTCTCAAGCGCTTAGGGGAGAACCACCAAGGCGTTTGCAGGGGCAAACATGTTTGCCCCTGCAAACACCGGCAATTACAGACACTTAACCTGCGGCGTGCCGCGTTCGGTGTGCAAATCCTTAGGGACTGTCGCGGTGGTGGTGGCATCATGGCTGGATGTCCGATCATTGGACTGGGTTCCGGGAGAGTAAGCGCCGCAGGCAGGCGACCACCGGACTGGACCGAAGGGTATTGGGCG includes:
- a CDS encoding type IV secretion system DNA-binding domain-containing protein, giving the protein MRSGDIRFNGQAATVKHHSARGRITRNSGNFTRGSQLLASQYKMTWAGLQVPIWIWLGTFIVLFNIFVWLGLAEHEFQLDLMKLYSAIWTWVGGDKFHLINLTLPNGIVTKVPIGYVPYEPHVVHAWAKTVKIFLTTLVMSAFIAAPIIMWFIMWANKRGSDMLQERHNRGALLVERDVLVKTVSGHNRRKFRTECAEHDPPYVPELVAKAPILDRIDRGIHVPYTIAGIPYPWRLEQSHTMLIGTTGTGKTTQLRSHVSQLRARGHRAVIFDLTGVFVETFYNPETDVILNPMDERCAPWTLFDECRNYADFVSAASALIPSHPDDKEPFWQNAARMLFIEMCLKLQEMGEANNAAIAHHLMQADLKSINAKLDDTIAAPLTTEKAARMAESIRSVLNVNGQALRFMPDPVPGGPPAFSIRDWIATDNRDGSIMFITGSYNDLEMTRGLFTLWIDLAVNNLMRLPKTRDLRTWYLFDEVHALHALPGIEHGLQSARNFGGAFVLGIHSFDKLVATYGLQNATALTGLARTKLILATADRTTAEKCSEFIGSREVRQMDEAYSYGYNNTRDASTLTPRTAIEPLVIPDDINNLPSLHGFVKFPDGFPAARIELKYRSYAEVAPGAVPRKNFKPTEYVSPEDRRRQNTRNNGADEGGEGGREHTPTRPVGGVEAKERQEPDLTASQPEKPRSEAEKAAAAMEVTGSLPVVIDQITGKGVASSPTGVDAVRASDAATRVGGEPSKPVTGGSSSLDAQLGGMGMSLIENRAGPQSGVDPTRGEASRHAPESRSDRGDADRHEDQATRELRDGFATQRDPDHHHRHHGPDHSPEIDDDMDMGM